The Syngnathoides biaculeatus isolate LvHL_M chromosome 16, ASM1980259v1, whole genome shotgun sequence DNA segment tatggcgtctctctcagttcagaatgtattgtatttagaatctataacatatcgttgatttgaatgaaatgagaagcatggagtctgtctcagttcagaatgtattgtattgtatttgccatttttacgaattgtttgtcctACAtcggcgcacgtggcgtgacgtcacttcagggggcgtggttaagtgccctgtacggaggggtcaattgcgttTGCCTGTCATCTCCATCATGTCCAACAAAGCTCCAGAGCTGAACACCCCAAATCTGGTACTAGGCCCGCTTGGTCTTTGTCCCCTATTGACTGAATCAGCAAATTAGTCACTGGCTGTAATCTTGGATATTCACATTCTTAGAACGTTTTATCAATACGGTATACCCGGTCTCTTTTcttcacaataaaataaacctgacgcttctttttttccacttggcCCGTCACACATCAGTGTCCATCTTGCGCGTGATGATCATCATTTGAATGGCGTGGCTGCCGGGAAGGCTGGACCCTGCCAGCTCAGATTTGTTGCCGTTGAAGGTTGCCAGGTCAACGTCCACGCAGGCCAGCTTCCACTTGTGCAGCAGCGCCTCGATGCTCCAATCGGCACTACGAGACACGCAAACACATTTCAGCGGCTGCGGTCACAAATGTTCCCCTCAATCGCTCTGCCCTCCGCCCGAGATGTTGATTTTTGTGTGACTGATGATCACTGTTGCCACAGTGCCTTGCAAAAGTTCTCCCAttagcatttaaaaaacaacaacaacaacaacagctgcCCCGACATCGTACTCACGAAGCATTGCGACAGCTCGACAAAATGCCCAACATACTGTGTAGCGAACTATAGAGAGCAgggggtcaccaacatggtTCCCCTGGGTACCAGGCAGCCCCCCCCAGGACCACATGAGTCGCCTGTGGGCCCGTTGTAAAAACGACTCACCAGTGAGAGGACATCACGGTTTCAGAGGAAAgttggaaatgtttgaaaatgaagaaataaagcGTGCCGTATTGATAAATATCTCTTTCGTGACTGCGAGGAGAATTCGTTAGCATGATGAATGTTTTAGTAAGAGAAAAAGGAGACATATGCACCTTCGTTCCTGGTAAGTCAACCAAAACTGAGCATTGGGGTTCTTTCGTAGGAGAAACGCAACAGTGACTAGGATGTCCTCAAAATCTGCAAGATATTGTTAAGAGACACGAGTGGACGGTGCTGAACAGGAAGTATGACGTTTCTATTTCCTGCATGACACAAATCGGCAGTTCATGCGAGTAGCACGAAGTTTCAGGTGAAAGGCGAAGCGGACGACATTACCTCGTGGCTCGTAGAAAACGTCAGACGCCAAGATGAGGTGGAGGCGTGGAAGCTGGAGCAGGCGGGGGGAGATTTCCCCCCAGGTGAGAGGCAGCGTGACCACATCGCACAAGCCGTTGGCCTCGCAGCTGCGTCTGCAGTTCTCCAAGCATGCCGGCGAGTCGGCGTCGTCGGACAGGATGACCTTGGCGCCGCAGCGGGACGCCAGCACGCCCGGAAGactgacaccggcgcccagctGTGGAAGCAAACGCGTCATCGGCAACATCGTCATCATCCTCCGTACTCGCCAGTCTCACCTCCAGCACCGTCTTGTCCTTCATGTCTGCTCTTCTGCTCCAGATGTACTGAGCCAACACCACCCCACTGGGCCACACATACATGccgtattgtgcatccaagacctGCCAGctcagcaaaaataaatacataaataaataaaaatcaacaacaagcaACCACACTCACTCGTTCCTTGCTGGATCACTCACATGGACAAATGTGTTATACGTTTTCATTGCTCCTTCTAAGCTTCTAGCTTCTTAACTTATTCTCCTAACCAATGAAGACTGAgtgatctttttctttcacatctccacactttttacatccctttctctctgtctgtctgtctttctttctttctttctttctcccttGTCGTACCTCAGGTATGGCCACGCTCAGCGCCTCGCTCTTGCCGTTCTTGGTCTCTTCAAAGGTGAACATTCTGAGAGCTACTGTGGGAATCTCATCTCTCGTGCGACTCATCGCCTCTTGCGATACGTGACCACAAATCCCCGTCGGTAATCTTGGGAGCAGAATCCTTCTGAGCTACTAGAAGGCGAGACGTCAGACAGCAATTGAAAGAAGTCGACCCATCGTAACTGTTGGCGCATCTTCTTCCGCTTGCAAAGGAAGGAACCTTGTTAACCAATCACATCAGCCGCTAAACTGGCGCACACGACGCGGAGACGCGCCCATTTTGGGGCGGGTGCCTCCGGCGAAGCCCAGCTCGGGACTTCAGAGCCGTTATGTGCATTCCATGGCTGTGCTCGgcaagaaaaccaaaaagacTGAGGATTACAACTGTGTACAGTTGCGTACAAGTTGTGCAACGTCGTAGTTACAAGGGAGTACCGGGAGTATGCGTTTTTGAACGAGTGTATTGACAGCACACGTCTTGGCGGTGACccaaaaaaagtgaacattgtcaaaaataaaacaaaataaaatgaagttaGAACGTTGCAATATCAATCCATTTCCTTTGGTCGCACCGACGACCTTTCTAACATGGCCGACATATAGTCACGTCGATTAGCCAGGTAGTTAACTAGCGCTGGCGTAAAGTCGTTGTCTATGGGAGGAGACAT contains these protein-coding regions:
- the mettl23 gene encoding methyltransferase-like protein 23 isoform X2; amino-acid sequence: MKTYNTFVHVLDAQYGMYVWPSGVVLAQYIWSRRADMKDKTVLELGAGVSLPGVLASRCGAKVILSDDADSPACLENCRRSCEANGLCDVVTLPLTWGEISPRLLQLPRLHLILASDVFYEPRDFEDILVTVAFLLRKNPNAQFWLTYQERSADWSIEALLHKWKLACVDVDLATFNGNKSELAGSSLPGSHAIQMMIITRKMDTDV
- the mettl23 gene encoding methyltransferase-like protein 23 isoform X1, coding for MSRTRDEIPTVALRMFTFEETKNGKSEALSVAIPEVLDAQYGMYVWPSGVVLAQYIWSRRADMKDKTVLELGAGVSLPGVLASRCGAKVILSDDADSPACLENCRRSCEANGLCDVVTLPLTWGEISPRLLQLPRLHLILASDVFYEPRDFEDILVTVAFLLRKNPNAQFWLTYQERSADWSIEALLHKWKLACVDVDLATFNGNKSELAGSSLPGSHAIQMMIITRKMDTDV